In Gigantopelta aegis isolate Gae_Host chromosome 6, Gae_host_genome, whole genome shotgun sequence, the following are encoded in one genomic region:
- the LOC121375891 gene encoding glyoxalase domain-containing protein 5-like, whose amino-acid sequence MWQRLLSQSCRAVQRTSLSRLSQISHSGFTVDRLDHFVITVKDLNKTVDFYTRVLGMEVTTFKGGRKALNYGNQKINIHEHGKEFEPKASSPMPGSADICFITSTKIEDVVQHLKSLDVEIIEGPVERTGAIGPIRSVYMRDPDDNLIEVSNYHDNFKT is encoded by the exons ATGTGGCAGCGCCTTCTTTCGCAGAGTTGTCGCGCTGTTCAG cgGACTAGCTTGTCTAGGTTGTCTCAGATCAGCCACAGCGGGTTCACGGTTGACCGCCTGGATCATTTCGTCATCACTGTCAAAGACCTCAACAAGACGGTTGATTTCTACACCAGAGTTCTCGGCATGGAGGTCACCACGTTCAAG GGCGGTCGTAAGGCCCTGAACTACGGCAATCAGAAGATCAACATCCACGAGCACGGCAAGGAGTTTGAGCCAAAGGCGAGCTCGCCCATGCCGGGGTCCGCTGACATCTGCTTCATCACCAGCACGAAAATAGAGGACGTCGTGCAACACCTCAAG TCTTTAGATGTGGAAATCATAGAAGGACCGGTGGAACGAACAGGCGCGATTGGACCAATCAGATCAGTGTATATGAGAGACCCGGATGACAATTTGATCGAAGTCTCCAATTACCACGATAATTTTAAGAcatag
- the LOC121374594 gene encoding neuropeptide-like protein 29: MLKIVIALVLLVTLVQIAEAGMPFHRRRRYWGGYGGGYGGYGGYGGYGGYGGYGGGGYMGGYMGGYRGGYGGGYGGGYGGGYGGGGMGSLLALRMFGDDGLFDYGE; the protein is encoded by the coding sequence ATGCTGAAGATCGTCATAGCCTTGGTCCTCCTTGTGACACTGGTCCAGATCGCAGAGGCTGGCATGCCATTCCACCGAAGACGCAGATACTGGGGAGGTTACGGTGGAGGATACGGAGGTTACGGAGGATACGGAGGTTACGGAGGATACGGAGGATATGGTGGTGGAGGTTACATGGGAGGTTACATGGGAGGTTACAGAGGAGGTTACGGAGGAGGTTACGGAGGAGGTTACGGAGGAGGTTACGGAGGAGGAGGAATGGGATCACTTTTAGCTTTAAGAATGTTCGGTGATGACGGTCTTTTTGATTACGGTGAGTGA